The Leptospira bouyouniensis genome contains a region encoding:
- a CDS encoding YraN family protein, with product MKKLALGKAGELVASQYLQNLGHTVLFSNYRKKFGEIDIISLENHILHCSEVKTWNEANGFFPMECLHATKRAKMRKVYLYLLQEIPAFFHLTPSFNLIHITEKKEVRFYSSIF from the coding sequence ATGAAAAAACTTGCCCTTGGCAAAGCTGGTGAACTCGTTGCGAGTCAATATTTACAAAACCTAGGCCATACAGTTCTATTTTCCAATTACCGGAAAAAATTCGGAGAAATTGACATAATCAGTTTGGAGAACCATATACTACATTGTTCGGAAGTAAAAACTTGGAACGAGGCGAATGGTTTTTTTCCGATGGAATGCCTTCATGCGACAAAACGTGCCAAAATGCGGAAGGTGTATTTGTATTTATTACAAGAAATCCCTGCTTTTTTTCACCTAACACCTAGCTTTAATTTGATCCATATCACCGAAAAAAAGGAAGTGCGTTTTTATTCTTCTATCTTCTAA
- a CDS encoding peptidoglycan DD-metalloendopeptidase family protein has product MKAIQFITILCFVFSGSGLFANPFEKLHQEINETLPSGDSTVFRIFSNQSQEQEIHKLFSVGVNQTGEEEEVELASLGLPKYIDVSPVVSNTVVHESGIIVKKYTVQKKDNLSKIARSFSIDVPKLKKANSLTSDQLKIGQVLEVPVQVKNASSSRVILKKVFILPVPQSRITSRFGRRVDPFNKYNRVYHSGLDLAAKVGAPVLSSADGEVVFTGRNGGYGNSVTIQHKNGYKTVYAHCSQILVEVGETVKMGRVVALVGRTGTATGAHLHFEVIRNGKIMNPESALGMTEKHVTKLPKSEVAGM; this is encoded by the coding sequence GTGAAGGCGATTCAATTCATTACAATTCTTTGTTTTGTTTTTTCTGGATCAGGCCTTTTTGCGAATCCATTCGAAAAACTCCACCAAGAAATCAATGAAACGTTACCTTCTGGTGATTCCACCGTATTTCGTATTTTTAGCAACCAATCCCAAGAACAAGAGATCCACAAACTATTTTCCGTTGGTGTGAACCAAACTGGGGAAGAGGAAGAGGTGGAACTTGCTTCCCTTGGTCTCCCCAAATACATTGATGTATCTCCTGTTGTCAGCAATACAGTGGTCCATGAATCGGGGATCATTGTGAAAAAATATACGGTCCAAAAAAAAGATAATTTATCAAAAATTGCACGTTCCTTTTCTATTGATGTTCCCAAACTCAAAAAAGCAAATTCCTTGACCAGTGACCAATTGAAAATTGGCCAAGTACTTGAAGTTCCAGTGCAGGTGAAGAATGCCTCTTCCTCTCGTGTCATTCTCAAAAAAGTGTTTATTTTACCTGTCCCTCAAAGCCGGATCACATCTCGGTTTGGAAGGAGAGTGGATCCATTTAACAAATACAACCGCGTATACCACTCAGGCCTCGACCTAGCCGCAAAAGTAGGAGCTCCGGTGCTTTCTAGTGCCGATGGTGAAGTTGTTTTCACTGGGCGAAACGGTGGTTATGGAAATTCGGTTACCATCCAACACAAAAATGGGTATAAAACAGTTTACGCCCATTGTTCACAGATTTTAGTTGAGGTTGGGGAAACGGTGAAGATGGGTCGTGTGGTTGCCCTTGTCGGAAGGACAGGAACAGCAACCGGGGCACATTTGCATTTCGAGGTAATTCGAAACGGGAAAATTATGAATCCTGAATCGGCTCTCGGCATGACTGAAAAACATGTTACAAAACTTCCCAAATCTGAAGTAGCCGGAATGTAA
- the gspD gene encoding type II secretion system secretin GspD codes for MRNRLPFVILCICLYLIVTPNFSQEKGKPKAKTSQEPASFTADWRDTELKDFLMGMSAIIKKNILIDDAVKGKKITIISQKRVRIEDAYGFMKSVLETQGFGLIEENDLIKVVKIKDALAKSQIVRIGKDPVSDSEVALNKTITQIVPLEFSNAIELEPILKRVTSPDTDIIIPKNQNTLIFSGSTSDINKLLKLVDNLDVRADGPGSISSAGDIHIYTLEYNEAEKLAAILVKLDMPDAPVAPVQGQPGEAGADGKPAPPPQQVTPQAPKVPGKQDKIKAVAHKESNSLIVTATPQEWEEIKKIIKILDTPRKQVLLEVLIVELSSTDLNDFGIDWRYQELAYGQFNTGLAAQGGVIDKNGRPTNVNTLSGFSLGFIRRGGQQIIGILNANSTNENFNVLSAPQILTLDNQEAEINVGQDVPVRTQNRNAGLGGDNAVTVANFEYRPTGIKLKFTPHINKNNRITLDLYQEIKNVAGISSEATGGNPTFNKRDIKTTIVVDNIQTIVIGGLLSNDKQKKVQKIPILGEIPLLGTLFRRTTNQNRKTNLMVFLTPHILDDREKSDRMTIQKKNEQERMVDEREKKLR; via the coding sequence ATGAGAAATCGTCTCCCATTCGTTATCCTTTGTATTTGCCTTTATTTAATTGTGACTCCCAATTTTTCGCAAGAGAAAGGGAAACCAAAAGCAAAAACATCCCAAGAACCTGCCAGTTTCACTGCTGATTGGCGGGATACGGAACTAAAAGACTTTCTTATGGGAATGAGTGCCATCATCAAAAAGAATATTTTGATCGATGATGCGGTGAAAGGAAAAAAGATCACCATCATTTCGCAAAAGCGAGTTCGAATCGAAGATGCTTATGGATTTATGAAGTCGGTCCTTGAAACACAAGGGTTTGGACTCATTGAAGAAAATGACCTAATCAAAGTGGTGAAAATCAAAGACGCCCTTGCGAAATCACAAATTGTAAGGATAGGAAAAGATCCAGTTTCTGATTCAGAGGTGGCTTTGAACAAAACCATCACCCAGATTGTTCCATTAGAATTTTCGAATGCAATTGAACTCGAACCAATTCTCAAACGAGTCACATCTCCTGATACAGATATCATCATTCCTAAAAACCAAAACACATTAATTTTCTCTGGTTCAACATCCGATATCAACAAATTACTCAAGTTAGTTGACAATTTGGATGTAAGAGCTGATGGACCGGGTTCCATTTCTTCTGCTGGTGACATTCATATTTACACATTAGAATACAATGAGGCAGAAAAACTTGCGGCCATCCTAGTGAAATTGGATATGCCAGATGCACCCGTTGCACCTGTCCAAGGTCAACCTGGGGAAGCGGGAGCGGATGGGAAACCAGCTCCACCACCACAACAAGTCACTCCACAAGCTCCAAAAGTTCCAGGAAAACAAGATAAAATCAAAGCGGTTGCCCATAAGGAATCCAATTCACTTATTGTCACCGCAACACCACAAGAATGGGAAGAAATTAAGAAAATTATCAAAATACTCGATACACCCAGAAAACAGGTGTTACTCGAAGTATTAATAGTTGAGTTAAGTTCTACTGACTTAAATGACTTTGGTATTGATTGGCGTTATCAAGAACTTGCATACGGACAGTTTAACACAGGTCTTGCGGCACAAGGTGGTGTGATTGACAAAAATGGTCGACCAACAAATGTAAACACTCTCTCTGGTTTTTCACTTGGATTTATCCGTCGCGGTGGTCAACAAATCATTGGTATCTTAAATGCAAATTCCACAAATGAGAATTTTAATGTATTATCAGCTCCACAAATTTTGACCTTGGACAACCAAGAAGCTGAAATCAATGTGGGTCAGGACGTTCCAGTTCGGACCCAAAACCGTAACGCCGGTCTTGGTGGAGATAATGCTGTAACGGTTGCAAACTTTGAATACCGTCCAACTGGGATTAAACTAAAATTCACACCACATATTAATAAAAATAATCGTATCACTCTTGATTTGTACCAAGAAATCAAAAACGTTGCCGGAATTTCTTCGGAAGCGACTGGTGGTAACCCAACCTTTAACAAACGAGATATCAAAACTACGATTGTTGTGGATAATATCCAAACCATTGTGATTGGAGGTTTACTTTCCAATGACAAACAAAAGAAAGTGCAAAAAATCCCAATCTTAGGTGAGATCCCACTCCTTGGAACATTATTTCGAAGGACCACCAATCAAAATCGTAAAACTAATTTGATGGTATTTCTCACACCCCACATCTTAGATGATCGAGAAAAATCGGATCGTATGACCATCCAAAAGAAAAATGAACAAGAAAGGATGGTGGATGAACGAGAAAAGAAACTGAGATGA
- a CDS encoding type II secretion system-associated lipoprotein: protein MVCSIIRVIPLVLLLVFSQCSQRLIKKERLREINEYYDGKTYALREEIKFSQTEVWKKGTLVKIYIESTPSLLKLKVYPIQDTRESSVGKLADYIINDDVKKREYDLADVEEWVNQKFSLVEQNAKKTKK, encoded by the coding sequence TTGGTTTGTAGTATCATTCGTGTTATCCCCCTCGTTCTTCTCCTTGTGTTCAGCCAATGTTCACAACGGTTGATCAAAAAAGAAAGATTAAGGGAAATCAATGAATACTATGATGGAAAAACATATGCCTTACGAGAGGAAATCAAATTCTCCCAAACCGAGGTTTGGAAGAAGGGGACTCTCGTTAAGATTTATATCGAATCAACTCCTTCTCTTTTGAAATTAAAGGTGTATCCGATCCAAGACACGCGAGAGTCTTCGGTTGGAAAACTGGCAGATTACATCATCAATGATGATGTGAAAAAGAGAGAATATGATTTGGCTGACGTGGAAGAGTGGGTGAACCAAAAGTTTTCCCTCGTGGAACAGAATGCCAAAAAAACAAAGAAATAA
- a CDS encoding ribonuclease HII gives MPDSVCFSFDEAGRGTLAGPVSVGCVSFSWKTLKRIQSGEILNGLRDSKKIPEPKRLTLRKEILEFASYWHVSFVSAKFIDKFNINQAIFYGINRALPKHLTDFRRSEIQNLQEPNTSEYKKKAKSEFIETSNGIQREEPNRNFLPSQSFLFLDGNYKLKIQTPIEGYLSIPKGDDLVPSISAASILAKTYRDEYMEKMDEKYPGYGFAKHKGYGTEEHREALRKLGISPIHRLSFCDFLRREGSEPTLFTND, from the coding sequence ATCCCCGATTCAGTTTGTTTCTCTTTTGACGAAGCAGGGCGTGGCACACTTGCCGGTCCCGTTTCCGTTGGATGTGTATCCTTTTCTTGGAAAACACTGAAAAGGATTCAATCTGGCGAAATCTTAAACGGTCTCCGCGACTCCAAAAAAATCCCTGAACCAAAACGACTTACCCTTCGCAAAGAAATTCTAGAATTTGCATCGTATTGGCATGTAAGCTTTGTGAGTGCAAAGTTTATTGACAAATTCAATATCAACCAGGCAATCTTTTATGGAATCAATCGAGCTTTACCAAAGCACCTAACAGACTTTCGTCGTTCAGAAATCCAAAACTTACAGGAACCCAACACCTCCGAGTACAAAAAGAAAGCCAAATCTGAATTCATAGAAACTTCAAATGGAATCCAAAGGGAAGAACCAAACAGAAATTTTCTACCGAGTCAGTCGTTTCTCTTTTTAGATGGGAATTACAAACTGAAAATCCAAACACCCATCGAAGGGTATCTTTCGATTCCCAAAGGGGACGATTTGGTACCATCGATTTCGGCAGCCTCTATCCTTGCTAAAACCTACCGAGACGAATATATGGAGAAGATGGATGAAAAATACCCAGGTTATGGTTTTGCCAAACACAAAGGGTATGGAACGGAGGAGCATCGAGAAGCGCTCCGAAAACTTGGAATTTCTCCCATCCATCGGTTGAGTTTTTGTGATTTTCTCCGAAGGGAAGGGAGTGAACCCACTCTATTTACAAACGACTGA
- the rplS gene encoding 50S ribosomal protein L19 yields MNQILETALAGEAKNELNFEIGDTVKVHYKIVESGKERVQVYEGVVISIANKSQSKTFTVRRVSYDIGVERIFPLHSPRIAKIELVRKGSVRRAKLFYLRDKKGKAGRIKERKGGQAIVAKDKKRQDEASKAAKAAAVAEAPSA; encoded by the coding sequence CGCAGGCGAAGCAAAGAACGAACTTAATTTCGAAATTGGTGATACCGTAAAAGTTCACTACAAAATCGTTGAATCTGGAAAAGAACGTGTTCAGGTTTACGAAGGTGTTGTGATCTCCATTGCGAACAAATCACAAAGCAAAACATTTACTGTACGACGTGTTTCTTACGATATCGGAGTGGAAAGAATTTTCCCACTTCACAGCCCTCGCATTGCAAAGATTGAACTCGTTCGTAAGGGTTCTGTTCGACGTGCGAAACTTTTTTATCTCCGTGATAAAAAAGGAAAAGCTGGTCGTATCAAAGAAAGAAAAGGCGGACAAGCAATTGTTGCCAAAGACAAAAAGAGACAGGACGAAGCTTCTAAGGCCGCAAAAGCAGCGGCAGTTGCAGAAGCACCTAGCGCATAA
- a CDS encoding EscU/YscU/HrcU family type III secretion system export apparatus switch protein: MKQKMVALAYKPKEDNAPKIVAKAEGLLASNLVRMAKEAGVLIVQDEVMVSTLAHLPNGKEIPRELYEVVASVFRILVLEREKKNN, translated from the coding sequence ATGAAACAAAAAATGGTAGCTCTGGCTTATAAACCGAAAGAAGATAATGCTCCAAAAATTGTTGCAAAGGCAGAAGGACTTCTTGCGTCAAACTTGGTGCGGATGGCAAAGGAAGCGGGAGTCCTGATTGTGCAAGATGAGGTGATGGTTAGTACATTAGCACATCTCCCTAATGGGAAAGAAATTCCGCGTGAGTTGTATGAAGTCGTTGCTTCCGTCTTTCGGATCCTTGTTTTAGAGAGAGAAAAGAAAAACAATTGA
- a CDS encoding ATP-binding protein, with the protein MSPKRAEVGSLMYEWNGAKEIRVEVGIRRGFPHFQILGNVSQETKEARDRIRLALEASRFDFPLETIIINVKPSHIQKKKISIDLAIAVGILQATEQVPKPKKEILYLGNLGLDGSLVGGKELLPYLWQKSSKIDAIHCLPESLRNESLPEGEYYFLSHLQELETIEQSPPNKRKQRQENTDSPFWGEVYLDRYQMQTFQGLLYAILGNHHSVLLGSPGVGKTMLHRLLESLLPQGDSNGIFTSGIWKANGEFEPPTQKRPFRSPHHSTTEVGLIGGGLPYQPGEICRAEGGVLFLDEALEFKDRILESLRMPMEDSYIEITRLNEVTKIKTDFTLLLSSNPCPCGNYQSQNHCHCSLQKIRLYLQKISGAFLDRVTIFQTLFISTSERNIRLEEVLLKKILKERSNFKKERIFPKDETQKVLQQLDLSKETKHLSLRKKKQIVSLARTIADWNLSPRTKEVHIQEALDYTLGYQWIYSLG; encoded by the coding sequence GTGAGCCCCAAACGAGCAGAAGTTGGAAGTTTGATGTATGAATGGAATGGTGCAAAAGAGATCCGAGTGGAAGTGGGAATCCGAAGGGGATTTCCCCATTTTCAAATACTAGGTAACGTATCGCAAGAGACAAAGGAGGCTCGAGACCGCATCCGGTTGGCTTTAGAAGCCTCTCGTTTTGATTTTCCATTAGAAACCATTATCATCAACGTAAAACCTAGCCATATCCAAAAGAAGAAGATCTCGATCGATTTAGCAATTGCTGTCGGAATCTTACAAGCAACCGAACAAGTCCCAAAACCCAAAAAAGAAATCCTGTATTTGGGAAACCTTGGCCTTGATGGAAGCCTTGTTGGTGGAAAGGAACTACTTCCTTACCTTTGGCAAAAGAGCAGTAAAATAGATGCCATCCACTGCTTACCAGAATCACTTAGGAACGAATCCCTTCCTGAAGGTGAGTATTATTTTCTCTCCCACTTACAAGAATTAGAAACCATAGAACAAAGCCCACCAAACAAAAGAAAACAGAGACAAGAAAATACAGACTCACCTTTTTGGGGTGAGGTGTATTTAGACAGATACCAAATGCAAACCTTTCAAGGATTGTTGTATGCAATTCTTGGAAACCATCATAGTGTTTTACTCGGAAGCCCTGGTGTTGGAAAAACCATGTTACACCGGTTACTTGAATCACTCCTCCCCCAAGGAGATTCCAACGGTATTTTCACTTCTGGGATTTGGAAGGCAAATGGTGAGTTCGAACCCCCTACCCAAAAAAGACCATTTCGTTCCCCGCATCATTCTACAACAGAAGTCGGTCTGATAGGAGGAGGACTTCCCTACCAACCCGGAGAAATTTGCCGGGCAGAAGGAGGTGTTTTATTCCTTGATGAAGCCCTTGAATTTAAAGATCGAATCTTAGAAAGCTTACGAATGCCCATGGAAGATTCTTATATAGAAATCACTCGTCTCAATGAAGTCACAAAAATCAAAACAGATTTCACTCTTCTTTTGTCTTCCAATCCATGCCCTTGTGGCAATTACCAAAGTCAAAACCATTGCCATTGTTCCTTACAAAAAATCAGATTGTATCTGCAAAAGATAAGTGGAGCATTTTTAGATCGAGTTACCATCTTCCAAACATTATTCATTTCCACTAGTGAACGTAACATTCGTTTGGAGGAGGTATTACTAAAAAAAATTTTAAAAGAAAGGTCTAATTTTAAAAAAGAAAGAATTTTTCCCAAAGATGAAACTCAAAAGGTTTTACAACAATTGGATTTGTCGAAAGAAACTAAACATCTTTCCTTACGAAAGAAAAAACAAATTGTTTCTCTCGCAAGGACGATTGCAGATTGGAACCTCTCCCCTAGAACCAAGGAAGTACATATTCAAGAGGCTTTGGATTATACTTTGGGATACCAATGGATATATAGCCTAGGATAA
- the gspE gene encoding type II secretion system ATPase GspE, with the protein MRKSLGQILLEDGILTIKDLEDISKQQEKTNLPITHIIQKKGLASETDILKALAKLHKMEFYDKLEFVANEDIFNKIPLKLVQRSKIVPFLVKGKKVFVATSDPTDLHPMDDMRSFLKGYEIQFVLATENEIMRIVHSQFDKTTAEAKEMMDEMDGSFGDLSDAFESDALDLSNEAPIIKMVNVILSQAVSERASDIHVEPFEKSVVVRYRVDGVLQKVLSPPKSYLAGISTRIKIMSNLNIAENRLPQDGRIKLRLAGKDVDVRVSIIPCQFGERIVMRILNKTDQKYSIETMGFNPQILKDFKELIYKPYGIILVTGPTGSGKSTTLYSALSEINTEERNIITCEDPVEYQMEGISQMQMNEKIGLTFAAGLRSILRQDPDVVMVGEIRDEETARIAIQASLTGHLVFSTLHTNDASSAVTRLVDMGIEPYLITSSVLGFMAQRLVRVICKDCKTSYKPTDKDLAGLGIQRKELKNGVLYRGKGCSSCLNSGYKGRTGLYELLIMNDEIKRAILQGADANRIKELAIKNGLSVLQEYGKYKVIEGVTTPEEVLRVS; encoded by the coding sequence ATGAGAAAAAGTTTAGGTCAGATTCTTTTAGAAGATGGAATCCTTACGATTAAGGATTTAGAAGACATTTCCAAACAACAGGAAAAAACAAATCTTCCCATCACTCATATCATCCAAAAAAAAGGACTCGCATCCGAAACTGATATCTTAAAGGCACTTGCGAAACTCCATAAGATGGAGTTTTACGACAAACTAGAGTTTGTTGCTAATGAAGATATTTTTAATAAAATTCCTTTAAAACTTGTCCAACGTTCCAAAATCGTACCGTTCCTTGTCAAAGGAAAAAAAGTTTTTGTAGCTACATCCGATCCCACTGACCTCCATCCAATGGATGATATGCGTTCCTTCTTAAAAGGTTACGAAATCCAATTCGTTCTCGCAACGGAAAACGAAATCATGCGCATCGTCCATTCTCAGTTTGATAAAACAACTGCAGAAGCAAAAGAAATGATGGATGAGATGGACGGAAGTTTTGGCGATCTTTCCGATGCCTTTGAATCCGATGCACTAGATTTATCTAACGAAGCACCTATCATCAAAATGGTGAACGTGATTTTATCACAAGCTGTTTCGGAACGAGCATCTGACATCCACGTTGAACCGTTTGAAAAGTCAGTAGTGGTTCGATACCGTGTGGATGGTGTTTTACAAAAGGTATTAAGTCCACCTAAGTCATATTTAGCGGGAATCTCTACTCGTATCAAAATCATGTCCAATTTGAACATTGCGGAAAATAGGCTCCCGCAAGATGGTCGGATCAAACTCAGGTTAGCTGGAAAAGATGTGGATGTGCGGGTTTCTATTATCCCATGCCAATTCGGAGAACGGATTGTAATGAGGATTTTAAATAAAACTGACCAAAAGTATTCCATTGAAACAATGGGGTTTAATCCGCAGATTCTTAAGGATTTTAAAGAACTCATCTACAAACCATATGGGATTATTTTGGTAACGGGACCCACAGGTTCTGGTAAATCGACAACATTATACTCGGCACTTTCTGAAATCAATACAGAAGAACGGAATATCATCACATGTGAAGATCCAGTGGAATACCAAATGGAAGGGATTTCACAAATGCAGATGAATGAAAAAATAGGACTCACTTTTGCGGCAGGCCTTCGATCGATTTTACGGCAAGACCCTGATGTGGTGATGGTGGGGGAGATCCGAGATGAAGAAACAGCAAGGATTGCCATCCAAGCCTCACTTACTGGTCACTTAGTATTTTCTACTCTTCATACGAATGATGCCTCTTCAGCTGTGACAAGGCTTGTGGATATGGGTATTGAACCGTATCTCATCACGAGTTCCGTGTTAGGTTTTATGGCGCAAAGACTTGTTCGTGTCATTTGTAAAGATTGTAAAACTTCTTACAAACCAACTGACAAAGACCTAGCGGGACTTGGAATCCAGAGAAAAGAATTAAAAAATGGTGTTTTGTATCGTGGGAAAGGTTGTAGTTCTTGCCTTAATTCTGGTTACAAAGGAAGAACTGGTCTTTACGAACTTCTTATCATGAATGACGAAATCAAACGAGCAATCTTGCAAGGTGCAGATGCAAATCGTATCAAAGAACTTGCAATTAAAAATGGTCTTTCTGTACTCCAAGAATATGGAAAATATAAGGTAATCGAGGGAGTGACTACTCCGGAAGAAGTTCTCAGGGTATCTTAA
- a CDS encoding general secretion pathway protein GspC — protein MNLILQRIQSSQFLTLIPAVLLFSFSLAYLLKLVLLLLFSTETGMNVGSQVRPKQTRQEVILAVTTYEDMVTGNLIRGQVFDPNDATKRGADGSPLDPEIAQDNGDDDQMLVTGTLSGHWSFARVTIREKQNNDSEEYGVGEMVGGYKVQTIEQHYVVLKKGGLSLRVNIGETPAQAKERIRPKDATAVTNLGPSSQTIQKVLSREDVNRKLKDPNTIYKNARFGPHLVDGKIEGYKIYQVAKDHVFYSLGARGGDIIKRVNGMPLNETEKMLEIWGSIKQAPKITVDLERQGKIITYEFIIRN, from the coding sequence ATGAATTTAATCCTTCAAAGAATCCAATCGAGTCAGTTTTTGACATTGATTCCGGCTGTTTTATTATTTTCTTTTTCACTGGCTTATCTGTTAAAACTAGTCCTCCTCCTTCTTTTTTCGACAGAAACAGGGATGAATGTGGGAAGCCAAGTTCGCCCCAAACAAACAAGACAAGAAGTCATTTTAGCTGTGACAACCTATGAAGATATGGTGACAGGCAATCTCATCCGTGGCCAAGTATTTGATCCCAATGATGCCACCAAACGAGGTGCCGATGGTTCCCCTCTTGACCCAGAAATCGCTCAAGACAATGGGGATGATGACCAAATGCTTGTGACGGGAACATTGTCTGGCCATTGGTCCTTTGCCCGTGTGACAATCCGAGAGAAACAAAATAACGATTCTGAAGAATACGGTGTAGGTGAGATGGTTGGTGGTTATAAAGTCCAGACCATTGAACAACATTATGTAGTTTTGAAAAAAGGAGGACTCAGCCTTCGAGTGAATATTGGTGAGACCCCAGCACAGGCAAAAGAGAGGATTCGTCCAAAAGATGCCACTGCGGTTACCAATTTGGGGCCCTCAAGCCAAACGATTCAGAAAGTACTTTCCAGAGAGGATGTGAATCGCAAACTTAAGGACCCAAACACCATCTACAAAAATGCAAGGTTTGGTCCTCATTTAGTAGACGGAAAGATCGAGGGTTACAAAATCTATCAAGTGGCAAAAGACCATGTCTTTTATTCTCTTGGAGCACGAGGTGGTGATATCATCAAACGTGTGAATGGAATGCCACTCAATGAAACAGAGAAAATGTTGGAAATTTGGGGTTCAATCAAACAAGCTCCGAAAATTACAGTGGATTTAGAAAGACAAGGCAAAATAATCACATATGAATTTATCATTCGGAATTAA
- a CDS encoding HD-GYP domain-containing protein yields MRKISIRDLEAGSKFTKSLYLDKDTVFVGADQPITQQDLDRLVQFGIAFILTDGEKVTADQNEKSSSNNGPGYFDTNLPFYQDDENSTRYKYLLEKTNTSKVEFNAVFKDCFDLVQKTYKSASEGRYTEIREFREIAERIADHTKTNAQIPILLLSHSHSGYYLYTHICYATFFSVMLGNFLEFSRPKLIDLALASLFADIGMVTVPEEVSEKKGNLSELDLKTIKRHPVTGYQILTQKLKLKNSLAIVALQHHEAVDGSGYPQRILANQIEELTKVFMIADQFAAMIHPRPYRSAILPYEAMKIMISENVNRFDLKMVRLFLNKLSMFPVGSGVVLSDLRMGMVIESNKDKPLRPVIRVTKDADGKRLKHLEFVDLMKDLNLYIQQAIPFSQIY; encoded by the coding sequence ATGCGGAAAATCTCCATACGTGACTTAGAGGCTGGTTCTAAGTTTACCAAGTCTCTTTATTTAGATAAGGATACTGTTTTTGTTGGAGCCGACCAACCCATTACCCAACAAGACTTAGACCGTTTGGTCCAATTTGGAATCGCTTTCATTCTGACGGATGGGGAAAAAGTCACTGCTGATCAAAATGAAAAATCATCCAGCAATAATGGGCCTGGTTATTTTGATACCAATCTTCCTTTTTACCAAGATGATGAGAACTCAACTCGTTATAAATACCTACTTGAAAAAACAAACACATCTAAAGTCGAATTTAACGCAGTATTTAAAGACTGTTTCGATCTAGTACAAAAAACTTATAAATCGGCATCTGAGGGTCGTTATACGGAGATTCGAGAATTCAGAGAAATTGCAGAACGTATCGCTGACCATACAAAAACCAACGCACAAATCCCCATTCTTTTGTTATCTCATTCACATTCAGGTTATTACTTATACACTCATATCTGTTATGCGACATTTTTTTCTGTAATGCTCGGAAACTTTTTAGAATTTTCTAGGCCCAAACTTATTGATTTGGCACTTGCATCTCTTTTTGCTGACATAGGGATGGTGACTGTCCCAGAAGAAGTTTCAGAAAAAAAAGGTAACCTATCTGAACTCGATTTAAAAACGATCAAACGCCACCCGGTGACAGGATACCAAATCCTTACCCAAAAGTTAAAATTAAAAAACTCGTTAGCCATTGTGGCTTTACAACACCATGAAGCAGTAGATGGTTCAGGTTACCCACAACGAATCCTTGCCAATCAAATTGAAGAACTCACAAAAGTATTTATGATCGCAGACCAATTTGCTGCTATGATCCATCCGAGACCTTACCGTTCTGCGATTCTTCCATATGAAGCGATGAAGATCATGATCAGTGAAAACGTGAACCGTTTTGATTTAAAAATGGTGAGGCTCTTTTTAAATAAACTTTCTATGTTTCCTGTGGGGTCCGGTGTGGTCCTTTCTGACCTAAGAATGGGAATGGTGATTGAATCCAATAAAGATAAACCATTAAGACCTGTGATCCGTGTGACAAAGGATGCCGATGGGAAACGTTTGAAACATTTAGAGTTTGTGGACCTTATGAAAGACTTAAATTTATATATCCAACAAGCCATTCCTTTTTCTCAAATTTACTGA